A stretch of DNA from Fundulus heteroclitus isolate FHET01 chromosome 22, MU-UCD_Fhet_4.1, whole genome shotgun sequence:
catttcagtacagagacaatgcaaagtgctttacatgattaagatataagAAATtagcagaataaaagcaagcaggaataaaatgcagaaacaaaatagaacatgggagatTAGAACTTAAAAGCAAAtaagtaaaaacagttggactacaaagtgaactaatgatgtttcagtaaaacagtttaactagaacagttgaaggccatcctaaacaaatgtgtttttaatcttgatttaaaggaactcaggctttccgcacctttacaattttctgcaagtttgttccagataagtggagcataggaactaaatgctgcttctccttgtttagttctggttctaggtatgcagagtaggctggagccagacgacctgagtggtctggagggtttatacgctgataacaagtctgtgatgtatttaggtgctaagccattcagggatttataaactgacagaagtattttaaagtctattctctgagatacaaggagccagtgtaaggactttagaactggggtgatgtgctctactttcttagtcttagtgaggatgcgggcagcagcgttctggatcagctgcagctgtctgatccactttttaggcagacctgtgaaaacaccgttgcagtaatcaatttgactaaaaataaacgcatggattagtttttccagatcctgccgagacatcagtcctttaatcctggaaatgttcttcaggttatagaaagccgaccttgtaattgtctttagatgcttttggaggttcaggtctgagtccatcactacacccagattcctgacctgatcagtggtttctaattgaagcagctgaagttgtgtgctaacttttgatctctcctctattggtccaaatattattacttcagttttgtttttgttcaattgaagaaaattttggcacatccatgcattgatttcttctaggcatttactagctgatgtttttttttttatgattgagctagagggagcatgtagatattgaagagaaGAGGActcaggatggacccttggggaaccccacttgtgatttttgtcattcttgatgtaaagttacctactggtataaaaaagtccctgtcctttaagtaggatttaaaccagttgagagttGTACCCCTGTACCAGAaagttctaacagaatggagtgatcgacagtatcaaattcTGCACTGAGATctaatagtaccagcacggtggttcttccacagtctgtatttatatggatgtcattaaacaccttgataagggcgatCTCTGTACTGTgatgagcacggaagccagactggaaaacatcaaagcggctggtcgttgttaagaaggtgtttaattgttgaaacacagctttttcaataatcttactgataaaggggaggtctGAGATGGGCCtttagttctggagtagaagtttgtctaaattgttcttttttagcagtggtttgataattgctgtttttaaggactgggggaaaacacctgacagaagggacgcgtttattatctgagtcaaatcagacaaaatttttttaaagaaagctgtggggagaacatcaaggcagtaggaggaggaacttagctgctgaatgatctcctctaagcttttattgtttatttggctaaattgggacattttgtcaggataagttccagttggatacagcattggttctggtgttgatatggtagtacaaactgatcctctaatttttaggattttctcagtaaagaagttagcaaattagttgcaggccctggtggagtggagttcggaagtcacggacacaggaggatttgttaacctgtcgactgtggcaattaaggcacgagcattattaatgtttttgttgatgatctcagagaagaaataTTCTCTTGCATTTCTCAATTGTAAGTTTTAGATCTATatagtctctctttatagatgtcatagtgaacctgcagtctgGTCTTTCTCCACCTACGTTCTGCTTtccgacactcccttttttcgcctctaactgctggagcacttcTCTTTCTTGccggaaaaaaacttcactttaactggaacaGTGCAGTCTAttatgtctgagactttagactgaaagttatctactagctcatctactgagttgcagccaaggttgaagtatcagagtaaactttaataaaagtttctgtggcaatgtccttaaaggtgcgttttcttaagatgtccctttggctaaatgagtcactggaaattatgcattaaaaggtaacagaaaagtgatcagatagggcaacataaGTTACATTGactttagaaatctttagacctttagtgatgattaggtctaaaatatgtccctgtttgtgcattggctgtttaacatgttgagttaaaccaaagtttctaagtgtgtcacacagttatTTTGCACTTCTCTCTTCAgagttgtcaacgtgaaagttgaagtctcccacaataattaaacagtcataatcaacgcatatcacagacagacaaacagttCGTACcaggctctttacctggagagccaaatgttcaaaagagtcgaattttcccaaaaacacctttttacactttagtgaatcattaaacaatgttgccactcctccacatttcctttgctgtctgctctcacaaagaaaattttagccctgtgatagactggcgaccagTCCAGGATGTACCTCACTTCCTCGCCTCTCAGCcattgaccgctggagatacCATTACCTTATAAACTTCCCTGTTATGCACCTATAGTCAGTCTGTGTATAATGCAACACCAACAACTGCTCTGTGAAGGCTACAAATGTTTGTTGCTGACAAACAACCTCAGGGAGAAAAAATATATCAGACAGGTCAGGGTTAAAGTTCTGAAGAAGTTAATGGTTATAAAACAAACCCTCCCACTTAAACTTGCAAGCAGGGCAAGGAGATCATTTATCAGGCAATCATCTgagaggcccatggtgactctggaggagcttcaTACATCtaaagctcaggtgggaaactTGATGGGACTATTAGTCACGCACTCTACAACAATCATCACTAAATTGGAggacagcaccccctgctgtttggtctgtacctgcagtcagtactatgatgaatactattaataaactcctaaaaagtacaaaacttaatttaactgaagtttatctttaaaataatggctttttatatattaaataaaaaaaattataccttGATATTTTTGCTATGAGATTCATAGTTAAAAGCtgactagatagatagatagagagatagctttatttgtcattttgtatgcacaaagtgcgtacagaacgaaatttcgtttgcatacagcttgaaaaatcacagtagattgcaattattttcaggataaagatgcagcagcgatttaggtaacagttggaataaaagccatttatattgttaatattatatagttaaGTGTGACACTGttagttgttagaaaccattttatatatatttataaattaacCCATATATATgttgtacattttaaaagggatcCTGGATAATCTTTAGAACaacagctttaatgcattaaagcaaaaaattatacatgattacatttttgacccattttgttaGGACGGGGAAGCCTGAAAATGTTTCCTCCTCCAAAGGGGCGCACAACAGAAAACGTTTGCGAACCACAGGGTTAAGCAAAGAAAGATCAGATAGATACAGATCAGATATCagcaaaatttgtattttttagaaGTAATAAGTTAGAACATCCTACAGCCCCAACAGCAAATAACCTAagtgaacttaaaaaaaagccagtGGTCGTCATGTTTAACGTTCACCATAAGCCAAGTGGGACACAGCAAAAATGTGGACGAAGGTGTATGTAAAAATGCATGGCTGAAAGCTTATGCTGTGCATCACCCTTAACAGGTCATCCCTGCACTGACAAATGGTGgtgatgcttttcttcatctGGTACAAGTTGATGAAAAGAAAGACACCCTGAAGTTAGACATCTAAACAGGAAAGCCTGAGGTGTATTAACCATCCCAACCTCAAAATCCAATCAGGCAGAAGCATGCTTGAAGTTGATAGCTGCTGTAATACACTGGTTATTTGCACTTCTTTCAGTTTATGTCAAGGTAAAACCGTCAAACACAAAATATTgtacaaattttatttttgaacctGTTTTTTGCTTGAATCCATAGACTGCAGACACACTCGGCCATTACAGTGGACAGTTAAGAGCAGTTAGTCTAAGTGTCAAATCTTTGAGTACAACTATCACCAAATACCACACATTTTCCAGCCCACAACTACTTACAtggatattttaatttttaattggtATTCCCAAAACCCGAGTTCAGTTTCAGAACTTATTTCATGTAGTCTTCTTCCATTTTTGCATGGGGCATGGGGGGTTGCTACACTGGACTTTTCATTTTCAACAGTGTCAGTCCTAAACTAAAAAATCTGTATGTTTGGCTTTTTAAGTAAAGGCTTCAAAAGTACCATTGGTATAACATTTAGAGAACAACGGGTCTAGAATTTACAGATTTTGTTTGAttctttaaatctctgcttaTCTGAACAGCTTATGTGCGAGATCTTCGTGTACTCTGCGGGTTCTGGTGATTTGCTAATCATGCCGCAAGTTTACAGTTTGCTGGCACTGAAGACGCTTTCATGCACTTGTACAGCCTCTTTGTGATTTCTTGACATTTAAGTCTGCTTTCTTTTCGGAGGGGTCCATATATACCTTAACATTAAGCTCTATTGATTGACTTCATGGTGTTATCAACTCACACTGCACATTTCAACATCAGTTTATGGTCGATGACATCAACTTAAAAAATGATCCAAGGTGTTTTTAAAACCGTCTTAtcttagggccacacatgactTCAATGTTAATAACCGGGGATAATGTATGTACTTTGGTGTTGAGGTAGAGAAGGTTTCTCTGGGACCTGATAATTACTCTGTCAAAAACCTCCAGTAAAACACTCGTTTTCGATGTGTCAATAGTAAAATCCCTGCTTGTCTCAGCATCATCTGCTCGGAGAGGCTGCACAAAGGCTCTCCGTTTCTACTTTCTGATCCTACCAGGGAAGCTCAGTCCCATCCCAGTTGTATGCCTTTCCGGTCTTTTCCATACTTAGGGAATTAATGATGCCCATCAGACAGTTCACAGAGTGTTCAGCGCTAAACAGCTTGTCATTTGGCACGTTCCTGTGATAGGGCCGGGAGAGATCCGTGTTAACTGTTCCCGGGTGTAAGGACACACACACCACCTGGAGACAAGGGAAAAGGGAACAGAGGTGGGTCAGAATACGTTTATCCATCGGAGGAAGACAACTCAGATGCTGTAATGTGGTCATGGATCCCAAATCTTGTAAAAAGCTGTTCTcaaaatgtcatgtttatggGTTTTCTTGAATTCACATCTGAAATCAGTTCCAGTGAATCtgattaaactgaaataaagaGGATCTATCCTATTTGCATGATTAGCtaaagccattatcaatggagcACATCTTCAATatcaaagtgaaacaaaaagctaaacatGACTAAGAACATTCACCTTGGGCCGACTGCGCCCCAGCTCTATGGATAAATTCCTGGTAGCCATGTTGAGAGCTGCCTTAGACATTCTGTAGCTGTACCAGCCGCCAAGTCCTAGGGGGTGACATTAGGGATTGGGAGTAGAAGAAGCACACTACGTTAAGATTCACTCTTTATTACATGTCTTGAATCTGCTAGGTTCTGTTCTTAAATTGTCCACAGTCTACATGCTATgagcacaaaacaaaaagatggtTGTGAACCACAAGTTACACAAGGGTTACCGTTGTCTCCGATGGACCCGACTTTAGCGGTGATGTTGACAATGATGCCGCTGTGCTGCTTGGCTTTCTCTGCTGGCTGCTGACCGAAGGCACCGCCACCCTTCAGAAGGAGGGGGCTGAAATATTTGGCCATTACCAGGGGGCCCACGGTGTTAGTCGTCAAGGTGGATATGATGCCCTGAGAAGGTAAAAGCTCATCTGTAATGTATTTGTCatgaatacaaaaagaaaaaaagttacgCAGCTAAAAGTGAAATCTTTAAAAGCTAGACGAATGTTACAGTGTCTTACAAAAGTATCTTAATTTTCTTCCccattttgccacattacagTCAGAAACCTCAGCGTAGGAGAATTTTATGCATTAGACCAGCAAGTAAAACAACCAAGATAAGAAGGTTTTCAGAATCTTTTGACAAAGGCCCCTCaaatacccctaaataaaacatgtgcaACCGTTTGCCTTTAGAAAACACGTAAAcagagtccatctgtgtgtaattttatcTCGTTATTTTATCCAATTATTCCCAGGGTGGGTTAAATTCCAGGGAGGATAAATAGGTCAGGAATAATTTAATTgggtttaataaaatgtaagacAGTATTTCTGAATTAAATTGATTTGAAGCAAACTAGTGTCAATGTTTAAACGCCTCACACTTTGAACATTTTATAATGGGCCATTCATGACATCATCTATAAACAGAAGActataggcctttacatatcaTCCTTTTCTTCCTTGATCGGCACGTGTTCTTTACGCCGTGTGATAAACTTTAATGTCCCAACAAAGATATTACACATtacaacatgcaaaaagctatgtgtggcagaaaattGACACTCAACAATAGTGATGTCGGCATCATGATGTGGTAATGTTTCTCTAGAGTGAAACCAGGAAACCCTAACCCAGCTGATGGGCTGAGTAGAGACTGGAGCTCCTCCTGCAGGACAGCAATCTACAAACAGAGCCAGAACTCCAATGGACTGGTTCAGATCAAATCATATCGCGTGTTAGAGCGTGATATGTCCAGCGACATTTAATAAGAACGTTTTGCACGATTATGATGCAAGCTCTCCATCTAATTTGACAAGGATTAGGGCTATTTTGatatgtgttttaaaacaaatcgtCTCTATATGTTCAACGTTTGTAGAGATCTACCCCCAAAAAGACTCCCAACAACAAGATGGGGATATATATGGACGTAAGAATCCCCCTATCAGTCATCTGAAATAAATATAGCTGCTCTCATGAGTAAACGCACTAACTTTTGACATGTGCAGTGTATTCAGGAACCAGGTAATAAGGTTGGCACATTTCTGACATTTCAGGAGAAGAACTTTACTTCAACCTTTGCAAACAGTGTGTAAGTCTCCGCTCTACCTTAGCAGAAACGTCCCTCAGGCTGGTTTCTCCTTTCCCGGTGGGGTGAAGCATCGCCGAAGAGTTTACCAGGAGATCCACCCGACCGAAGTTCTCCTTCACCCGCTCAGCCGCCCCGCGGATGTCTTCCTCCTGGTTCACGTCCAGCTTGAGGAGCGTGAGTCTGCCCCGGTGCTGCACAGCCAGGTCCCGCAGCTCCGCCGCCCCGTCCGGGTTTCGGCATGTCGCTACAACAGCAGcgaggcttttattttttaatatgtgTTTGCAGAATTCAAACCCCAGTCCTCTGCTGGCACCTTGAATGAGAGCTACGGGAGCAGCCATGGTACACAAAACACCAGGACACGTGACGAAACAAGTATCGGTACCTTCAAAATCCATCGATGCCTCGTAATTTTGACTTCCAAGAGTCTAAACGATACAACGGACATTATTTATCTGTAAATTTTAGTTTACAGGTTTTGAAATACATACAAATTGTTGAAGTGAAATCGTTGCAACTATTTTACCTTTATGGAAAACTAATTCTAAaagaagtaataaaaataacaaagtgtACGTGAAGGCAATGTGTTTCACAACAAGAAAAATACGCCCTCTGCaggtcattttaaaaacacttacaCAATTTATTACACGTGCCGTTAAGAAGTATTATATCAAGACATGAAGAAGGTCTGAAATAAACCTTGGTgaaacaaggaaataaaaacaaaaggtaagTAGATAAGTAagattgcaaaataaaagttattcaaataaaggaataaattaGCCTATATACTTTAACTCTGTTCGCTTGTCAAGCaatcataatttatttatttacaggagagagagagagagagagagagagagagagagagagagagagagagagagagagagagagagagagagagagagagagagagagagagagagagagagagagagagagagagagagagagagagagagagagagaagggggggggggtgttcctGTCAATTAGAAGacaggaacaaacaaaaaacttctTTAGGCATAATAGAGAGAAATAGCGACACGTTTAGGATAGACATTATCTAAATAGTGGTagaaacaaaagacagagaaagaTAGATCAaaggacaaaatgtaaaaatgaaacaaaaacaatacagaCAATAATTTGACAAAACTGTACAAAAATGAAACCCATGTAAGAAAGGAACTTGTcccaaatttgttttatttcacgCTTAAAGTCATCTGAACCAACGAATTGGGCTGTCTTTGGTGGTGCTCAGAATAATCTCTGACAagtatatgtaaaataaatgtgaaaatatttacCATTTAGAATGACTTACCAACAGAGCTGAGGCAGAATCAGGAACAAGTGGTGATAGCTGGTGCTGCAAACAATTGTGACATAAGAGTAGCTAAACCCCAAATCAAcatattttatgcaaataataAACTATATAGACGGGGCCTCAAATATGCTATATTTATATTACTGTGtaaatttagaatttttttgtgTAACCTTGTCTATAATATTTGGCTTAAAACTGTCCTAGTGCTGActtctttttgcacatttgcacaagTTCACATAATCTAAAACAGAGGACGTAGCAATGACAAGTTTAGCCCAGTAGATGGCGGTAACAGCCAGTGGTCATTTGGGCCTAAAAGCTGCTCAAGCAGATTCTGTGTTCATGCGATACACAAACAGAGATCTATGACTTATTTGAAATATATACGTGACAAAAACCTAGCAATCAAAAAAGAAAGGGCCAGAATTGATCCAGAAGGGGGCACCCAGCAACAACATCCAAAGAAGAAGTCGGTTGCCTAGCGACCAGTGGACGCGTATTGGCAGCTAGCAAGCTAAGCGTTGGGCTAACACGGTGTTCATGTCCCAGAAACAGAACCTCAAATGCCTCTGAAAAGAAGAGGACCGTTGCAACTCGTCCAAAGAGATGTGGATGAAGTCAAAAGACaggtttgttaaagaaaaacaccTTAAGTGTGCTAATATTTATTCTGTAAACGTGGAATTAATTAAGCGAATCAAAATAGCgtagtttttgttgttgaacCCAAATACGGTGTCATCGCAGACGGAAATAGTTGGGCCTATTGTGCAACAGTAAcacaacatacattttaaatgatgttaaaaagtaaaaaatcctTTGTACAACTCAGCCTAGTCaagttctttctttctttctttctttctttctttctttctttctttctttctttctttctttctttctttctttctttcaggtTGACATTCTGGAGAAGAATGTGAAGGGCCAGCATGGATCTCAAGAAGAGGCATTTCATAGGTGAACAGTTATGATGTTCTGCTGGTAGACATATTTCTACTGTGACCTTCATCTGAATCAGAGCTGAAATactcttttattcttttattccaTTCTCAGTTAGGGTTTAGCACACTTTAATGCTATGTTTAAATCTGAATATCATGTCAACAGATGCCAAGAGCTGCAAACCTCTGCACAAAAGATACTAAACACTCTACAGAAATTGACAAAGGTATGTGCTCTgctgtaaataaatattagaTCATTGTCAACTTTATCAGCATAGCAGATGTTTGCTTTACCTTCTTTATAAAAGGTGTTGATATACTTCTCCAAACTTCTCCAAAAATACGCAGTGACCTGTGTATTTTTCTacgaacaaaatttcgttctgtatgcactctgtacatacaaaatgacaataaagttggcTAAGTCTAAGTCAAAAGTGggtatattaatttaaaaacattgaaaactcTCTGAAAGACATTCTCAGTGATACATTTGAAAGGAGCGGAATTTGTGGTTGACCAAATGACACCCTGTTATGCACCAAATTTGACTAAATgggaaattacattttcataaaatctTATATGGCCATTTTATCAGAAAATATCCTGGTAATGTCGTAGTGCATCTGCCAAACTAACTTGATTGTTCAAATTACCACTAAATTGACATTGCAATGTTGTTGATTCTGTTTTTCAGGCTGATGAGCTGGCTCCAGTTGGGAACTACGATCAGAGGAAACTAGAAGAGGAGAGACGCTTACAAAATGTCGTGGAGCGTCTGGTCACTTTGTCTCTGGAGCTTTCACCCCCAGGCCCCAGCACTCAAACTGGGTAAGTTCCTATATGtacacttgaaataaataataagataTCATAGGCATTATCACATCATACCAactgtatttataaagcactttaaaaacaaccacGGCCgaaacaaagtgctgaacattaAAGCAGAGTATAAACATTCTTCAAAAGAATAGGAATATAGAAAAAAGACATAAGAGtaataaaagatgaaacatTATTAAACCACTAAAACAAGCAAGGTTCATGTGGGGTGTGCGTGGCTCAGAGTATGCGCACAGTTCGGCCAAGTATGGGGGACCCTTAGTTCTTGCTGGtgttaaaagtaaaagaatacaaaaaggttttttagaccagttttaaaagtagacagtgaaggagcctctctAATGTGCAGGGGAAGGTTATTCCAAATTTGGAAAGTTAAAAGACATGCAGCAGTGTTTTGAACCTGCTGCAGACGAGAGAGTAATGACTAACTCACTGCAAAGAGTCCATTACAGTAATAAGCAggatgaaatgaaaaataaaagaagattaAATAAAACGGAAGAGATTTCACTTTTGCCGACCGCCTCAAGTGATAATAGCAGGGTTTTACAGCTGCTCCAGTTTGACTTTCTGATGTAAAATTACTGTCTAACTTTAAACCCACACTTTTGAcagttaatttaaaatgtgctgTATGGGGTCCCAAATCAACAGTGGTGGAGTCACAGGGGCCCCTTGGTCCAAACACTATCACCTCTGTTTTCTTGTCattgaaattaaagaaattcagGGCAAGCCAAGCTTAAATGTCCTCCAAGCAATACAATATGGCCTTGACTGAAAATATATCCCCCTGCTTCAAGGGCAAATAGATCTGACAATCGGCATAGAAACGGAAGGCGATCCCATATCTTATGGAACCTAAAGGCAATAAAtacagtgaaaaacaaaacagaggccCTAATATTGAGCCTTGTCGGACCCAAACTTGGCAGAGAAGAATCAGTGTCTGAAATGATTCACCTGCCCCTCATCCACATACTATTTGAGGAAGTGggtaaagaaaatggatgggtggacTGTTGGGTGGGTTTTAAAGTCTTATATAAATTTTTAGAGAAAAGCTTCAGAAAAAGTAGGGACCTACTGAAACCCTCTTCTCCCTTCTCAAAGTCATTCTCGCTGTACAACTTACGGGAATCAGTCTTTCCTGTCAGTAGAGACGAATCATTGAAAGCCACTTTAAAAATTAGATGATGACATTTTATACAGACAGACATTTAGTTGGATCTATAGTTtgaatgtttgttttgcatAGATGATACGGTATGTTCCTTTTTTcacaaattttaataatttacattttttttctaaagatgtTCATGTTTTGCTGGAAtttcttaaattattttttatccataaaaTGTGCCATATAAACAGCCTTCATTTCTGTACTGTTTTTACATTTGTGTGTTTAATTCATAGCAGTGCTTTAAAAGAAGACACAGACAACAATAGCGAAGGCGACATCGATGATGATCTTGAGGAAGACATCGACAGTGATGGTAAAGATGACGGAGAAGCGAATACATCCGAAAAGCCACCCTCTCAGTCAGCGCCTCAGATCTACACGGTCCTCAGTGATTTTAAAGCAGAGCAGCAAGGAGACCTGTCTGTTCAGGTAAATGATCACCTCTGCAAAAAAAACCTACAGCTGTCTCTGTAGGGatttggtcaaaaggttttagGGTTTAAATATCTCTTTTGAAATTGCCAAATTCTTCCAACGTTAAAACTTGAGAATTTAATTACAACATGCAGTataaagataaaacagaagGTACCACTATAGCCATCTTGGCTCCCTGTTCAAAATCTTCATTTTTTCTTACATCACAGGGCAGGAGAGGGAAGAAGGTAAAAATATTCTAGAAATCTGACAGCTTTGATTTTCAAGACTTTAACCCACTGgtcatttccacattttgtcacgttacaaccaaaAACCTCAATCTATATGATTTATATCATAGACTACCaccagtggcgtctctggcatgatatgttaagtggggcacaaaaactcaacatctATTAGCAACAACTAATTTTTCTATAATTAATACAACCTGACTtcgatcaattttaaatgaaacagatcagaatcagaatcaagtttattaccaagtaggtttgcacttacaaggaatttgacttgatGTTGATGATgcagacaatatatatatatatatatatatatatatatatatatatatatatatatatatatatatatatatataatctagagctatatatacggtagactgtgcgttaatgtaagttagcataaaccaacacactagaaatggcatattataagctaaatgtaatttaatttttatatataaaattacaaataaagccTCACTAgtaatgttaatttattcaacagaaaagattcacatcaatcctttaatgagctagcaaggacaaccaacactaggtgattggacgatccgagcttggggccacaggatttgtgccccacggctgtcaactgagagcgtgttgggcatgTACACTGCGATTTctgatgttcattatttaaacaaatgttggtgGGCTGGCCCTAATAT
This window harbors:
- the zgc:65997 gene encoding C-factor, producing MAAPVALIQGASRGLGFEFCKHILKNKSLAAVVATCRNPDGAAELRDLAVQHRGRLTLLKLDVNQEEDIRGAAERVKENFGRVDLLVNSSAMLHPTGKGETSLRDVSAKGIISTLTTNTVGPLVMAKYFSPLLLKGGGAFGQQPAEKAKQHSGIIVNITAKVGSIGDNGLGGWYSYRMSKAALNMATRNLSIELGRSRPKVVCVSLHPGTVNTDLSRPYHRNVPNDKLFSAEHSVNCLMGIINSLSMEKTGKAYNWDGTELPW